A single genomic interval of Nerophis ophidion isolate RoL-2023_Sa linkage group LG11, RoL_Noph_v1.0, whole genome shotgun sequence harbors:
- the irx4a gene encoding iroquois-class homeodomain protein IRX-4a, translated as MSYPQLGYPYSSAPQFLMTSNSLTTCCESTGRSIADSGVAASGQTPVYCPVYESRLLATARHELSSAALGVYGSPYTGAQGYGNYVTYGTDASAFYSLGTFDTKDATASAHAGITQATAYYPYDPTLGQYQYDRYGSMDGGPRRKNATRETTSTLKAWLQEHRKNPYPTKGEKIMLAIITKMTLTQVSTWFANARRRLKKENKMTWPPRNKGSEEKRYDDDDDGSQEEPIKSESNENDSRGRSSKDLQLSDLEDFDTLESESSECELKHRYHMNPHMTTTGDCPAEHLIKDVSMKISGPVSLAAGEQDLSKSCLKTNQEEPKSCYSQQPQHHILDGKPRIWSLAQTATSLVQTEYPSCMLRCQPPPPSSLSPPPAATSPASGLDHRQDSPVTTLRNWVDGVFHDPLFRHSTLSQALTHTTVSWSSDTPKGPLLDAEKNSPGGLQQNQEGSKDSAMTFPKNMNKLFCS; from the exons ATGTCATATCCACAATTAGGATATCCATATTCGTCTGCTCCACAA TTCCTAATGACAAGCAACTCTCTGACCACTTGCTGCGAGTCCACTGGCAGATCCATCGCCGACTCCGGAGTGGCCGCGTCCGGCCAGACGCCCGTCTACTGCCCGGTGTACGAGAGCCGGCTGCTGGCCACCGCCAGGCATGAGCTCAGCTCGGCCGCTCTGGGGGTGTACGGGAGCCCCTACACCGGCGCTCAAGGATACGGCAACTACGTTACTTATGGAACAGACGCCTCTGCTTTTTACTCGCTG ggTACATTTGACACAAAAGATGCCACCGCCTCTGCACATGCAGGAATAACCCAAGCGACAGCCTACTATCCCTATGATCCAACCTTGGGACAGTATCAGTATGACAG ATATGGTTCCATGGATGGAGGACCAAGGCGGAAGAACGCCACACGTGAGACAACCAGCACCCTGAAGGCCTGGCTGCAGGAGCACAGGAAGAACCCTTACCCCACCAAAGGCGAGAAGATCATGCTGGCCATCATCACCAAGATGACTCTAACACAGGTGTCCACTTGGTTCGCCAACGCCAGGAGGAGGTTGAAGAAGGAGAACAAGATGACATGGCCGCCCAGGAATAAGGGTTCAGAGGAGAAGCGATACGACGATGACGATGACGGCTCTCAAGAGGAGCCGATAAAAAGCGAAAGTAATGAAAATG aCAGTCGAGGTCGATCCAGTAAAGATCTCCAGCTGAGCGACCTGGAAGATTTCGACACCCTGGAGTCCGAGAGTTCGGAGTGTGAATTAAAGCACAGATACCACATGAACCCTCACATGACGACCACCGGCGACTGCCCCGCCGAGCACCTCATCAAGGACGTGTCTATGAAAATCTCAGGTCCCGTTTCCCTCGCTGCAGGGGAGCAGGACTTGAGCAAAAGTTGCCTCAAAACGAACCAGGAGGAGCCCAAGTCGTGTTACAGCCAACAGCCGCAGCATCACATATTAGACGGGAAACCCCGGATCTGGTCTTTGGCGCAGACTGCGACGTCCTTGGTCCAGACTGAGTATCCGTCATGTATGTTGCGGTGCCAACCCCCGCCCCCCTCCTCCCTCAGCCCGCCACCTGCTGCTACCTCGCCGGCCTCCGGCTTGGACCACAGGCAGGACTCGCCCGTCACCACACTGAGGAACTGGGTGGACGGGGTCTTCCACGACCCTTTGTTTAGGCACAGCACTTTGAGCCAGGCACTGACCCACACCACCGTCTCCTGGAGCAGCGACACCCCAAAAGGACCCCTCCTGGATGCGGAGAAGAACAGCCCTGGGGGGCTCCAGCAGAACCAGGAGGGGTCCAAAGACAGTGCAATGACTTTCCCCAAAAACATGAACAAACTCTTCTGCTCGTAA